The Glycine soja cultivar W05 unplaced genomic scaffold, ASM419377v2 Super-Scaffold_81, whole genome shotgun sequence genome has a segment encoding these proteins:
- the LOC114404108 gene encoding uncharacterized protein LOC114404108, whose protein sequence is MNVYEHIISNGFLKGYVTWIFHGEQVGPSSSLDTSQVEGEFDHDMDTLVHDAFTMHATNESNDTDINMEDGDSRELMNGPSVQQSEDNNNSEKFYQMLREAEQSLYKGCKKFTKLSFLVHLYHLKCLNGWTDKSFSMLLELLSDALPEENTLPKSFYDTKKIISGLGLSYEKIHVCPNECILYRKDLADAEICPKCNLSRWKYNSNDVECRKKIPAKILRWFPLIPRLQRLFVSPKTACSMIWHEVGRTKDGLLRHLADSFAWKNFDCQYPDFACDARNVRLGLATDGFNPFKTMAISHSTWPVILIPYNLPPWMCMKQPNFILSLLIPGPKGPGMNLDVYMQPLVEELKELWEIGVKTFDACKKESFQMRAAIMWTINDFPAYANLFGWSTRGQYACPCCGFEIGSKWLRYGRKFCYMCHRRWLEPDHKWRYNKRDFDGTQEFRAPPDLPSGAFSLRQMEYHGVGDWSPWKKRSILFTLPYWQHSVLRHNLDVMHIEKNACDNIIGMLLQLEVKEHKISGLKSYDCILLMQEFLPIAMKGCLPDKVSLAISDLCCFFKELCGKVLNESNLEHLEHQVALTLCQLEQIFPPSFFTVMVHLVIHLAHEARVGGPVHYRWMYPIERFLLTLKSFVRNRAHPEGSIAEGYLAHECLIFCSRYLSRVETHFNQFARNDDSCFVENVSVLNPRGRPLGRKKQVGFNVKKRKRASRISLDKKALVQAHRYVLFNSNNVDHFRKAHTDLIKRQNRRLSPYEVDKIHSKEFPDWFRERVARLEEQDSTLVTNDIKWLARGPLEIVRRYSGYIVNGVRFHTKTRERCLKTQNSGIVVTVKTLSYASSRDKNPKEGEIHYYGALTDIIQLDYSGKYKAILFKCDWVDINRGCKIDNFGMTLVNFNYLQHTGNDICDDPFVFASQAKKVFYVENKTQNGWLVVVHAKIRDVYDMGDEQSNDTDQGNEQVLQEINHNDLIRPEADDSDDIIEVTIPMENILPHDKDDNYIDGDESDADFF, encoded by the exons ATGAATGTTTATGAGCACATTATTAGTAATGGATTTCTAAAAGGATATGTTACTTGGATCTTTCATGGTGAACAAGTTGGCCCATCTAGTTCTTTAGATACATCCCAAGTGGAAGGGGAGTTTGATCATGATATGGATACATTGGTTCATGATGCATTCACAATGCATGCAACTAATGAGAGTAATGACACAGATATAAATATGGAGGATGGAGATTCTAGAGAATTAATGAATGGACCTAGTGTTCAACAATCTGAAGACAATAATAATTCAGAAAAGTTCTATCAGATGTTAAGGGAGGCAGAGCAAAGTCTTTATAAAGGTTGTAAGaagtttacaaaattgtcattccTTGTACATTTGTATCACTTAAAGTGTCTAAATGGGTGGACTGATAAAAGTTTTTCGATGTTGTTAGAGCTGTTAAGTGATGCATTACCAGAGGAAAATACTTTGCCCAAATCATTTTATGATACAAAAAAGATTATTTCAGGGTTGGGTCTATCTTATGAAAAAATTCATGTTTGTCCCAATGAATGCATATTGTATAGGAAGGATTTGGCTGATGCTGAAATTTGCCCTAAATGCAATTTGTCAAGATGGAAATATAACTCTAATGATGTTGAATGTAGAAAAAAGATACCAGCAAAGATTCTTCGTTGGTTCCCTCTTATACCTAGATTGCAAAGACTTTTTGTATCGCCAAAAACAGCTTGTTCTATGATATGGCATGAGGTTGGTCGTACTAAAGATGGACTCCTGAGGCATCTagctgattcatttgcttggaagAATTTTGATTGTCAGTATCCTGATTTTGCTTGTGACGCTCGTAATGTTCGACTAGGTTTGGCTACTGATGGCTTTAATCCTTTCAAAACTATGGCAATTTCCCATAGCACTTGGCCTGTTATCTTGATTCCGTACAATCTTCCTCCATGGATGTGTATGAAGCAACctaattttatactttcattGCTTATTCCTGGTCCAAAAGGTCCAGGTATGAACCTTGATGTTTATATGCAGCCTCTTGTGGAAGAATTAAAGGAATTATGGGAAATTGGGGTAAAAACGTTTGATGCATGTAAAAAAGAGTCATTCCAAATGCGTGCTGCAATTATGTGGACTATTAATGATTTTCCTGCTTATGCAAATTTGTTTGGTTGGAGCACTAGAGGCCAATATGCTTGTCCATGTTGTGGTTTTGAGATTGGCTCAAAGTGGTTGCGTTATGGTAGAAAGTTTTGCTATATGTGTCATCGTCGTTGGTTAGAGCCCGATCATAAGTGGAGATACAATAAAAGAGATTTTGATGGAACCCAGGAGTTTAGAGCTCCACCTGATCTACCTAGTGGAGCTTTTTCTTTGAGACAGATGGAATATCATGGAGTTGGGGATTGGTCACCATGGAAAAAGAGAAGTATTTTGTTCACATTGCCTTATTGGCAACATAGTGTGCTCCGTCATAATCTTGATGTTATGCACATAGAAAAGAATGCGTGTGATAACATTATTGGGATGTTGTTACAATTAGAAG TGAAGGAACACAAAATATCCGGTCTCAAAAGTTATGATTGCATTCTTTTAATGCAAGAGTTTCTTCCTATAGCTATGAAAGGTTGTTTGCCAGACAAAGTGAGTTTAGCTATATCCGATCTTTGTTGTTTCTTCAAGGAGTTGTGTGGCAAGGTGCTTAATGAGAGTAATTTAGAGCACCTAGAGCATCAAGTAGCTCTAACATTATGCCAATTAGAACAGATTTTTCCTCCATCTTTTTTCACCGTAATGGTACATTTGGTAATCCATTTGGCACATGAAGCAAGAGTTGGAGGACCTGTACATTACCGATGGATGTATCCTATTGAAAG gttCCTTTTGACTCTAAAGTCATTTGTTCGTAATCGAGCACATCCAGAAGGATCTATTGCAGAAGGATATTTAGCTCATGAATGCTTGATATTTTGTTCAAGATATCTATCTAGGGTGGAGActcattttaatcaatttgctcgaaatgatgactcatgttttGTGGAAAATGTAAGTGTTTTAAATCCTAGAGGTAGACCATTGGGGAGAAAGAAGCAAGTTGGATTCAAtgtgaagaagagaaaaagagctTCTCGGATTTCTCTTGATAAGAAAGCATTGGTTCAAGCACATAGATATGTGCTTTTCAATAGCAACAATGTTGACCACTTTCGAaa AGCCCATACTGATCTTATCAAGAGACAAAATCGTCGATTATCTCCATATGAAGTTGACAAAATTCATAGTAAAGAATTTCCAGATTGGTTCCGTGAAAGA GTTGCACGATTGGAAGAGCAAGACAGCACTCTAGTGACAAATGATATCAAGTGGTTAGCTCGTGGTCCACTAGAAATAGTGAGAAGATATAGCGGGTACATTGTTAATGGAGTTAGATTTCATACAAAGACACGTGAAAGGTGCTTGAAGACTCAAAACAGTGGCATTGTTGTAACTGTTAAGACATTAAGTTATGCCAGTTCAAGAGATAAAAACCCAAAGGAGGGAGAAATCCACTACTATGGTGCACTAACAGATATAATTCAATTGGATTATTCTGGAAAATATAAGGCTATACTTTTCAAGTGTGATTGGGTTGATATAAACAGGGGTTGCAAAATTGATAACTTCGGTAtgacattagtgaatttcaattatttgCAACATACAGGGAATGATATATGTGACGATCCATTTGTTTTTGCATCTCAAGCTAAGAAAGTATTTTATGTGGAGAATAAAACACAAAATGGTTGGCTTGTTGTTGTGCATGCTAAAATCAGAGATGTATATGATATGGGTGATGAGCAATCCAATGACACGGATCAAGGGAATGAACAAGTCTTACAAGAGATAAATCATAATGATTTGATCAGACCAGAAGCCGATGATAGTGATGATATCATTGAAGTTACAATACCTATGGAGAACATTTTACCACATGACAAGGATGATAATTATATAGATGGTGATGAGAGCGATGCAGActtcttttga